One window of Salegentibacter sp. Hel_I_6 genomic DNA carries:
- a CDS encoding GreA/GreB family elongation factor — translation MSRGFVKEDDQEEAPIIPPRAALPAGETNYVTPHALQELKNEEEELIEERANLDKENDTERRRAQAFIDGNLKLLRERISTARLLDPKDQPEDEVRFGAVVEFTQDNINQKFQIVGVDEADVKNQKIAFVAPIAKAVTGKKVGDKIDFKLGEETRKLEILKITY, via the coding sequence ATGAGCAGAGGATTTGTAAAAGAAGACGACCAGGAAGAAGCTCCTATAATTCCGCCAAGAGCGGCTTTACCTGCGGGAGAAACCAATTATGTGACTCCACATGCATTACAGGAGTTAAAGAATGAAGAGGAAGAACTTATAGAAGAACGTGCCAATCTCGATAAAGAAAATGATACCGAACGCAGAAGAGCTCAGGCGTTTATAGATGGTAATCTTAAACTGTTAAGAGAGCGAATTAGCACTGCAAGATTGTTAGATCCAAAAGATCAGCCAGAAGATGAAGTTCGTTTTGGAGCGGTGGTAGAATTTACACAGGATAATATAAATCAAAAATTCCAGATTGTAGGGGTAGATGAAGCCGATGTTAAAAATCAAAAAATTGCTTTTGTAGCACCTATTGCCAAAGCGGTTACAGGCAAAAAAGTGGGAGATAAAATTGATTTTAAATTAGGCGAAGAAACGCGGAAACTGGAAATCCTAAAAATCACATACTAA
- a CDS encoding glycosyltransferase, with protein MPNLLVIGCVWPEPNSSAAGSRMLQLLQFFLAENYKITFVTTAARSAFAVDLEKMNIATEVIKMNHPSFDDLLKKIQPNLVLFDRFMTEEQFGWRVDETCPEAIKILDTEDLHFLRKTRTEAFKKNIPAEELYFDADITKREIASIYRCDLSLIISEVEVKLLQNEFKIDENLLHYLPFLLEPISEEEKLSFPAFKMRKDFISIGNFLHEPNWNAVLYLKEEIWPLIKQELPEAKLNIYGAYPSQKVWNLHNEKEGFLVKGRAENLWEVMQNAKVCLAPIQFGAGLKGKLIQAMQCGTPSVTTSIGAEGVPGEFNWNGFIENQPKDFAQKAVELYSEENLWKNSVENGFEIINSRFNKEEFQQELSEKLSDLLQNISFYRKKNFIGKMLQHHQHRSTYFMSKFIEEKEKNKKTAG; from the coding sequence ATGCCCAATTTACTTGTAATTGGCTGTGTTTGGCCTGAACCTAACTCTTCTGCCGCTGGTAGCCGAATGCTGCAATTACTTCAATTTTTCCTCGCTGAAAATTATAAAATCACTTTTGTAACTACGGCCGCAAGAAGTGCGTTCGCTGTAGATCTGGAAAAAATGAATATTGCTACAGAAGTTATTAAAATGAATCATCCTTCCTTTGATGATTTGCTAAAAAAAATCCAACCAAATCTGGTGCTTTTTGATCGGTTTATGACTGAAGAGCAATTTGGCTGGAGAGTAGATGAAACCTGTCCTGAAGCGATAAAAATCTTAGATACTGAAGATCTTCATTTTCTAAGAAAGACCAGAACCGAAGCTTTTAAAAAGAATATTCCTGCAGAAGAACTTTATTTTGATGCCGATATTACGAAAAGAGAGATTGCAAGTATTTACCGCTGTGACCTAAGCCTTATCATTTCTGAAGTTGAAGTGAAGTTGCTTCAAAATGAATTTAAGATTGACGAAAACCTGCTCCATTATCTCCCATTTCTATTAGAACCAATTTCAGAAGAAGAAAAGTTAAGTTTCCCAGCCTTTAAAATGCGAAAAGACTTTATTAGCATTGGTAATTTCTTACACGAACCCAACTGGAATGCGGTTTTATATTTAAAAGAAGAAATCTGGCCCTTGATAAAACAGGAACTTCCTGAAGCAAAACTTAATATTTACGGGGCTTATCCTTCGCAAAAAGTATGGAATCTTCATAATGAAAAAGAAGGATTTTTGGTAAAAGGACGAGCTGAGAATTTATGGGAAGTGATGCAAAATGCAAAAGTTTGTCTCGCACCAATACAATTTGGCGCCGGTTTAAAAGGGAAACTCATCCAGGCAATGCAATGTGGAACGCCTTCGGTAACCACAAGCATTGGCGCCGAAGGAGTCCCGGGAGAATTTAACTGGAACGGATTTATAGAAAATCAGCCTAAAGATTTTGCTCAAAAAGCCGTAGAGTTATATTCCGAAGAAAATCTGTGGAAAAATTCAGTTGAAAACGGATTTGAGATTATTAATTCAAGATTTAATAAAGAAGAGTTTCAGCAGGAACTTTCTGAAAAATTATCAGATCTACTTCAAAATATAAGTTTCTACAGGAAGAAGAATTTTATTGGGAAAATGCTACAGCATCATCAACATAGAAGTACTTATTTTATGTCCAAATTCATTGAGGAGAAAGAGAAAAATAAAAAAACCGCCGGTTAG
- the gndA gene encoding NADP-dependent phosphogluconate dehydrogenase translates to MSVYVVMGVSGSGKTTIGKLLAKELNLSFYDADDFHPPENVEKMKNGTPLQDEDRKGWLTVLAENIKKWNKNTGAVLACSALKEKYRTQLTSIPKQDLKWIFLQADYEVILNRLESRKGHYFKSEMLNSQFETLEKPKNALQINVNTSEENILKTIMTNLNVHKAEMGLIGLGVMGKSLALNLLSKNIEVSVFNRHIPGEEENVAKDFVQQNAEKYSFQGFDDLKEFVSSLKRPRKILLMVNAGAPVDAVIESLLPHLQKGDIITDGGNSHYKDTLRLEQALSEKGIHFMGCGISGGEEGALKGPSIMPGGSAEAYMQTGPFLEKIAAKDKNGKPCCTHIGPDGAGHFVKMLHNGIEYGEMQLIAEIYHFLRFYTNSNPETIADLFESWNKEMKSYLLEISIDILRKKENEGFLIDEILDTAKQKGTGGWSTNTALELGVPLDTITAAVLARNISGMKDQRVEAQKVYEQDKIQTGNIDDVKKDLFQAYRSGSIINHAIGYDLLRVASSEYNWKLNLSEISRVWTNGCIIRSGLMEDLVDIFKNSDNHLLKNKNIISEIRLNQVALSKTVAVALQAGYAVPVLSAATNYLLNFTSAQNAANMLQAQRDYFGAHTYERTDKPRGEFFHTQWKNDN, encoded by the coding sequence ATGAGCGTTTATGTTGTGATGGGTGTTTCGGGATCTGGGAAAACTACTATTGGAAAATTGCTGGCTAAGGAGTTGAATTTATCCTTTTATGATGCAGACGATTTTCATCCGCCAGAAAATGTGGAGAAAATGAAAAATGGAACTCCGCTGCAGGATGAAGACCGAAAAGGTTGGTTAACAGTTTTAGCTGAAAATATTAAAAAATGGAATAAAAATACTGGCGCTGTATTGGCCTGTTCTGCTTTAAAGGAGAAATACCGAACGCAACTAACTTCAATTCCAAAGCAGGATTTAAAATGGATCTTCCTGCAAGCAGATTATGAAGTGATTTTAAATCGATTAGAATCAAGAAAAGGCCATTATTTTAAGTCTGAAATGCTTAATTCTCAATTTGAAACCCTGGAAAAACCCAAAAATGCATTACAAATAAATGTAAACACTTCTGAAGAAAATATTTTAAAAACAATCATGACAAATTTGAATGTTCATAAAGCAGAAATGGGACTTATAGGTCTTGGAGTTATGGGTAAAAGCCTGGCCCTAAACCTACTTTCGAAAAATATTGAAGTTTCTGTTTTTAATCGGCATATTCCAGGAGAAGAAGAAAATGTTGCTAAAGATTTTGTTCAGCAAAATGCTGAAAAGTATAGTTTTCAGGGCTTTGATGATTTAAAGGAATTCGTTTCCTCCCTAAAACGTCCCAGGAAAATATTATTAATGGTAAACGCCGGAGCTCCTGTTGATGCTGTTATTGAAAGTTTACTTCCTCATTTGCAAAAAGGCGATATCATTACCGATGGTGGAAATTCCCATTATAAAGATACTTTACGACTCGAACAGGCTTTAAGCGAAAAAGGAATTCATTTTATGGGTTGCGGAATATCGGGTGGGGAAGAAGGCGCCTTAAAGGGTCCTTCGATTATGCCCGGTGGTTCTGCCGAAGCTTATATGCAAACGGGGCCATTTTTGGAAAAAATTGCCGCGAAAGATAAAAACGGAAAGCCTTGCTGCACTCATATAGGCCCCGATGGTGCTGGACATTTCGTAAAGATGCTGCACAATGGTATTGAATATGGCGAAATGCAACTAATTGCAGAGATCTATCACTTCCTGAGATTTTATACCAACTCAAACCCTGAAACAATTGCAGATCTTTTTGAATCCTGGAATAAGGAAATGAAGAGCTATTTGTTAGAAATTTCTATAGATATTCTTCGGAAAAAAGAAAATGAAGGTTTTCTGATCGATGAAATTCTAGACACAGCAAAACAGAAAGGAACCGGCGGTTGGTCTACTAATACAGCTTTAGAACTTGGCGTGCCTTTAGATACAATTACCGCAGCAGTTTTAGCCAGGAATATTTCTGGAATGAAAGATCAGCGTGTGGAAGCTCAAAAGGTTTATGAACAGGATAAAATACAAACAGGCAATATTGACGATGTAAAAAAGGATTTATTTCAGGCATATAGAAGTGGTAGTATCATTAACCACGCTATAGGTTATGATCTGCTTCGGGTGGCTTCTTCAGAATATAACTGGAAGCTCAATTTATCGGAAATTTCCCGGGTTTGGACCAACGGCTGCATTATTCGATCGGGTTTGATGGAAGATTTGGTAGATATTTTTAAGAATTCAGATAATCACTTATTAAAGAATAAGAATATTATTTCAGAGATTAGGCTTAATCAGGTTGCACTGAGTAAAACAGTGGCAGTCGCTTTACAAGCGGGTTATGCGGTGCCGGTTTTATCGGCGGCGACAAATTATCTTTTAAATTTTACATCGGCGCAAAATGCTGCAAATATGCTACAGGCGCAAAGGGATTATTTTGGGGCGCATACTTATGAACGTACCGATAAGCCTCGAGGAGAATTTTTTCATACCCAATGGAAAAACGATAATTAA
- a CDS encoding SLC13 family permease has product MSIEIAILFFIIIVVIVLFALEIFPVDKIAFFILAALLLTNIVSPEEAISGFSSPATITVLALMIIAIGLETNGVIDWLASGLKNLRMLPIFIMVPVFMFIAGSISAFINTTAVVIVFIKIITELSAKYDIPNSKLLLPISFAGIIGGSCTLMGTSTNLIVNAVAIERGVERFSFFEFTWYGVIFMIITIVIVSALVSLLPRAKKTEISEDYNLDEYITKVIIAKDSSVIGKSISDSFLYNNEDIEVLRLKRNDIINDHPGKFTTLKEGDQLLLRCNLENLIKLKDAEGFTVIKEEDNKKLTAPITDSEELEENVQVVEILMLPNSPLIGKSIKTVGWYDLHGAVPLAIRKRRNFRNPKRRIFNRGKDEIELRVGDRLLVEVSESALDELQKIENITILQQHKNIEVTTKTKRYVSLGILILVIGLSAFSIFPILKSAIIGCFLMIFTKCIDLGKIYAQVNWQIIFLLAGMIPLGVAMSNTGADQWISDQLLLVFQNQTDTIVIGILFLVTMILSGFISNNATAIIITPIAISVAMSMQMDPKPFILSVLFASNFSFFTPVGYQTNTIIYGMGIYRFRHFFIIGGIVSLVLWVTASLLLSASL; this is encoded by the coding sequence ATGAGCATCGAGATAGCGATATTGTTTTTTATAATAATTGTGGTAATTGTTTTGTTTGCACTGGAAATATTTCCGGTAGATAAAATTGCTTTTTTTATTCTCGCAGCTTTATTGTTAACCAATATTGTAAGTCCGGAAGAAGCTATTTCAGGATTCTCGAGTCCCGCAACCATTACAGTTTTAGCATTAATGATTATCGCTATTGGATTAGAAACCAACGGCGTGATAGATTGGCTGGCCAGTGGTCTCAAGAATTTACGTATGCTCCCCATATTTATTATGGTTCCTGTTTTTATGTTTATTGCAGGGAGTATTTCAGCATTTATCAATACCACGGCAGTAGTGATCGTTTTTATAAAAATTATCACAGAGCTTTCTGCTAAATATGATATTCCCAATTCAAAATTGCTCCTCCCTATATCCTTTGCCGGAATAATTGGCGGAAGTTGTACCCTTATGGGAACTTCTACCAACCTTATTGTAAATGCTGTAGCTATAGAGCGTGGTGTAGAAAGATTTAGCTTTTTTGAATTCACCTGGTATGGAGTGATATTTATGATAATTACCATCGTAATTGTTAGCGCCCTGGTAAGTTTACTTCCAAGAGCAAAAAAGACCGAAATAAGCGAAGATTATAATCTTGATGAATATATAACCAAGGTTATTATTGCAAAAGATTCCAGCGTAATTGGAAAAAGTATAAGTGATAGTTTTCTCTATAATAATGAAGATATTGAAGTTTTGAGATTAAAGCGTAATGACATTATAAACGATCATCCGGGAAAATTCACCACGCTTAAAGAAGGGGATCAACTTTTATTGCGCTGCAATCTTGAAAATCTAATAAAACTAAAAGATGCTGAAGGATTTACCGTAATTAAAGAGGAAGACAATAAAAAACTAACGGCGCCAATTACAGATTCTGAAGAACTGGAAGAAAACGTACAGGTAGTTGAAATCTTAATGCTTCCAAATTCCCCTCTTATTGGTAAAAGTATTAAAACAGTGGGCTGGTATGATCTTCACGGCGCGGTACCACTGGCAATTAGGAAACGTAGAAATTTCAGAAACCCAAAACGACGAATTTTTAATCGTGGAAAAGATGAAATTGAATTAAGAGTTGGAGACCGCTTGCTGGTGGAAGTTAGTGAAAGCGCGCTGGACGAACTTCAAAAGATTGAAAATATAACAATTCTCCAACAACATAAGAATATAGAAGTTACCACAAAAACTAAACGATATGTTTCGCTGGGCATTTTAATACTTGTGATTGGGCTTTCGGCATTTTCAATTTTTCCCATTCTAAAGAGCGCAATTATTGGCTGCTTTTTAATGATTTTCACCAAATGTATAGACCTGGGGAAGATCTATGCACAGGTAAACTGGCAAATTATTTTTCTGCTCGCAGGAATGATTCCATTGGGCGTAGCGATGAGCAATACCGGGGCAGACCAATGGATTTCAGACCAATTATTACTCGTTTTTCAAAATCAAACCGATACTATTGTTATTGGAATTTTATTTCTTGTCACCATGATCTTAAGCGGATTTATCTCCAACAATGCAACGGCAATTATTATAACGCCTATCGCCATTAGTGTTGCTATGAGCATGCAAATGGATCCAAAACCTTTTATTCTTTCTGTACTATTTGCTTCTAATTTCAGCTTTTTTACCCCAGTGGGTTATCAAACCAATACCATTATTTATGGGATGGGAATTTATCGTTTCAGGCACTTTTTTATAATTGGCGGAATTGTTTCCCTGGTCCTTTGGGTTACTGCTTCCCTCCTGCTTTCGGCAAGTTTATAA
- a CDS encoding aspartate kinase, with protein MKVLKFGGTSVGSVASIKNVKNILAARSGKKVLVLSAMAGVTNKLVEITENIKAEDYSAIDSIIAELKHKHETTIDELIDEPRLNSQAKDFVNKILAGLQEISRNKYSESIYAEVVTTGETMLTYIFSTFLTNSGIQNNFLNAKEFMQVSNLENPDTDLVGKLFQQSIENLEPSELYITQGFVRLDANNTISTLKRGGSDYSATILAAAVQAEEVQIWTDIDGFHNNDPRYVENTHAIAELSFEEAAELAYFGAKILHPQTISPVIKKQIPLFLKNTFTPEFPGTKISAEIHSRGLKAISAKDGITAIKIKSNRMLMAHGFLKKIFEVFDKYETAIDMITTSEIAISLTIDDDRNLDVILEELNAYGEITVEKEHSIICIVGEGLIEDKSTSRLFELLNDIPVRMISYGGSDNNISLLVDTKNKIQTLQGLNHKLFEEREVPQFV; from the coding sequence GGAAGAAGGTTTTGGTACTATCTGCAATGGCAGGAGTCACTAATAAACTGGTTGAAATCACCGAAAATATTAAGGCTGAAGATTATTCGGCCATAGATTCAATTATTGCTGAATTAAAACACAAGCACGAAACTACCATAGATGAACTTATAGACGAACCGCGTTTAAATTCCCAGGCTAAAGATTTCGTAAATAAAATTCTTGCAGGTTTACAGGAAATTAGCCGGAATAAATATTCAGAAAGCATTTATGCTGAGGTTGTTACTACTGGAGAAACTATGCTTACTTATATTTTCTCTACTTTCTTAACGAATTCAGGAATTCAAAACAATTTTCTCAATGCCAAAGAATTTATGCAAGTTTCCAACCTGGAAAACCCTGATACGGATTTGGTTGGAAAATTATTTCAGCAAAGCATAGAAAACCTGGAGCCATCTGAACTTTATATTACCCAGGGGTTCGTGAGATTGGATGCTAATAATACTATTAGTACGCTAAAAAGGGGAGGAAGCGATTACAGCGCCACGATTTTGGCTGCAGCCGTGCAAGCCGAAGAAGTTCAAATTTGGACAGATATTGATGGATTTCATAATAACGATCCACGGTATGTTGAAAACACGCACGCTATTGCCGAGTTGAGTTTTGAGGAAGCAGCCGAACTTGCTTATTTTGGAGCAAAAATTCTGCATCCGCAAACCATATCCCCGGTAATTAAAAAACAAATTCCATTATTTCTAAAAAACACCTTTACGCCGGAGTTTCCCGGAACTAAAATTTCAGCAGAAATTCATTCCCGCGGACTTAAAGCCATATCTGCAAAAGACGGAATTACTGCGATTAAAATTAAGTCAAACCGAATGTTGATGGCTCACGGTTTTCTTAAAAAGATCTTCGAAGTTTTCGATAAGTATGAAACGGCAATAGATATGATTACCACTTCAGAAATTGCGATTTCATTGACTATAGACGATGATAGAAATTTAGATGTAATCCTGGAAGAATTAAACGCTTATGGCGAAATCACTGTTGAAAAAGAACATAGTATTATCTGTATTGTGGGTGAAGGCCTTATTGAAGATAAAAGTACAAGCCGCTTATTTGAATTATTAAATGATATTCCAGTGAGAATGATTTCTTACGGCGGTAGTGACAACAATATTTCTTTACTGGTAGATACTAAAAACAAGATACAAACCCTGCAGGGTTTAAACCATAAATTGTTTGAGGAACGAGAAGTACCTCAATTTGTTTGA